One segment of Radiobacillus kanasensis DNA contains the following:
- a CDS encoding PadR family transcriptional regulator, whose translation MEDKVLRKLFLGFIHIHILHHAKEHPIYGVWMVNELKEHGYNISSGTLYPILHSMEYDGLLKKEERNVEGKIRKYYTITDKGNEVLIEARKKAYELFKEIK comes from the coding sequence TTGGAAGACAAAGTATTGCGCAAGCTGTTTCTAGGTTTCATACACATACATATTTTACACCATGCCAAGGAACACCCTATTTATGGTGTTTGGATGGTCAATGAACTTAAAGAGCATGGGTATAACATTAGTTCAGGTACTCTTTATCCGATATTACATTCCATGGAGTATGATGGTCTATTAAAGAAAGAAGAGAGAAACGTTGAAGGTAAAATAAGGAAATACTACACAATTACTGATAAAGGGAATGAAGTTCTAATAGAAGCAAGAAAAAAAGCTTATGAATTATTTAAAGAAATAAAATAA
- the chrA gene encoding chromate efflux transporter, whose protein sequence is MSKQKTKIQTLLEILLTSTKLGLTSFGGPVAHLAYFKDEYIDRRKWLDDRTYADIIAICQFLPGPASSQVGISIGMLRGGLLGGLISWFGFTVPSIIVLIVFALMYQTFSLEDAGFIHSLKIVAAAVVLHALIGLGKKLTPDKPRLAIAIVAASIMLLYPSAWMQILIILGAGLLGLKLFTDKADSNVQPFSVNISKKLGLTSLGILISLLVILPFLNRVSDNPLITIFDTFFRVGSLVFGGGHVVLPMIEREVVPTGLLTANEFLAGYGMAQAVPGPLFTFSSYLGTMMEGITGAIVATIGIFLPSFLLIIAALPFLNELRKRASFQGILMGVNASVVGILLAAFYDPVINSSIFSTTDFALGVILFGLLTIWKVPAWLIVILGVIGGYVLQFITL, encoded by the coding sequence ATGTCTAAACAAAAAACTAAAATTCAAACTCTTTTGGAAATATTATTAACATCAACAAAGTTAGGACTGACTTCATTCGGGGGACCAGTTGCCCACCTAGCATACTTTAAAGATGAATATATTGACCGTCGTAAATGGCTGGATGATAGAACATATGCTGATATTATTGCGATTTGTCAATTCCTACCTGGTCCAGCTAGTAGTCAGGTGGGTATATCCATCGGTATGTTGCGAGGAGGTTTGCTTGGAGGACTTATCTCATGGTTTGGATTCACAGTACCATCGATTATAGTGTTAATTGTATTTGCGCTAATGTATCAAACATTTTCTTTAGAAGATGCAGGTTTCATACACAGCTTGAAGATAGTTGCTGCTGCTGTGGTGCTCCATGCTTTAATTGGATTAGGTAAAAAGTTAACACCCGATAAACCTCGGCTTGCGATAGCTATAGTGGCTGCTAGTATTATGTTATTATATCCATCTGCATGGATGCAGATTTTAATTATTTTAGGAGCTGGCTTATTAGGGTTAAAACTATTTACAGATAAGGCCGATTCAAACGTTCAGCCTTTTTCCGTTAATATTTCCAAAAAGCTTGGATTGACTTCTTTAGGTATTTTAATAAGTTTGCTTGTTATATTACCGTTCTTAAATAGAGTATCTGATAATCCTTTAATTACCATTTTTGATACTTTTTTTAGAGTTGGGTCGCTAGTTTTTGGTGGGGGACATGTTGTATTACCAATGATTGAGCGTGAAGTGGTTCCTACAGGCTTATTAACAGCCAATGAATTTTTAGCTGGATATGGTATGGCACAAGCTGTACCCGGACCATTATTTACTTTTTCTAGTTATCTTGGAACGATGATGGAAGGTATAACTGGAGCTATTGTAGCAACAATTGGCATTTTTCTTCCCTCATTTTTGCTAATTATTGCGGCTTTACCGTTTCTAAATGAGTTACGAAAACGAGCATCTTTCCAGGGCATTTTAATGGGGGTAAATGCTAGTGTGGTAGGTATTTTGTTAGCTGCATTTTATGACCCAGTGATTAACAGTTCCATTTTTAGTACCACTGATTTTGCATTAGGTGTCATCTTATTTGGATTGTTAACTATATGGAAAGTACCAGCTTGGTTAATTGTTATATTAGGAGTTATAGGTGGTTATGTCTTACAATTTATTACGCTTTAA
- a CDS encoding IS3 family transposase gives MFCTNICWSSSKSLGEYMFYYNNKRIESKLKGKSPVQFRTLAQSAA, from the coding sequence ATGTTCTGTACAAACATTTGCTGGAGCTCTTCAAAAAGTTTGGGAGAATACATGTTTTATTATAATAACAAACGTATAGAATCAAAGTTAAAAGGCAAGAGCCCTGTACAATTCAGAACTCTTGCCCAATCAGCGGCTTAA
- a CDS encoding response regulator: protein MGVIHLFKLLIAEDEETIRNGIVSSIDWNKHNIDVCAEACNGAEALSLLESVHPDIILTDIQMPKMNGLEFIQQAKNKDYSFEAIVLTGYEDFQYAKQSIRLNVFDYILKPALPDKILDAVLRAKQRIEQAKLMNQQLHFLEEYTDKKNRLDKVEKLIYWFHFPEQSRTDDKVDIIKQLRMNIRPNIDMHVGIIRFPTKATSYYIDDYELLKFACLNVTTETLSSFYDGNLEVLFDQELLVWVANTDSNYEPSKLETYLNQLMENFQQYLKLPIYMGIGNPKPSIDDLHQTFQEAKEALDEHYYHKEKNAFFYTEDRDYKHILHDKELSRFENELITDIYNKQYDAALDKLESWLIYLKETTFYHKDQMNLKAMTLIIEMQKFVQGKTLTKIEWENDFVNWLEKMPTMKTFDDMSSILKKIFQNVFEILTVEKPVHRTVQRAQVIIEERYTENLTLESVANEVFVSSAYLSSLFKQELGINFLDYLHQYRITKAKLLLTQNYKIYEVANKIGYNDERHFSSTFKKWTGITPSRFQKENKFIG, encoded by the coding sequence ATGGGAGTGATTCACCTGTTTAAGCTGTTAATAGCAGAAGATGAAGAGACCATCCGAAATGGTATTGTTTCGTCCATTGATTGGAACAAGCACAATATCGACGTATGTGCAGAAGCGTGTAATGGTGCAGAAGCGTTATCGTTACTGGAATCCGTACACCCAGACATTATTCTAACGGATATTCAAATGCCTAAAATGAATGGATTAGAATTCATTCAACAAGCGAAAAACAAAGATTATTCCTTTGAAGCAATTGTCCTAACAGGTTATGAGGATTTCCAATATGCAAAACAATCAATCCGTTTAAATGTATTTGATTATATCTTAAAACCAGCCCTACCTGATAAAATTTTAGATGCTGTTCTTCGAGCCAAACAACGGATTGAGCAAGCAAAGCTAATGAACCAACAGCTTCATTTTTTAGAAGAATACACGGATAAAAAAAATCGCCTGGATAAAGTTGAAAAATTAATATATTGGTTTCATTTTCCCGAACAATCCAGAACAGACGATAAAGTAGACATCATAAAACAGCTAAGAATGAATATCCGCCCTAATATAGACATGCATGTTGGGATTATTCGATTCCCAACCAAAGCCACTTCCTACTATATAGATGATTATGAGCTCTTAAAATTTGCTTGCCTAAACGTGACAACTGAAACATTATCTTCCTTTTATGATGGGAACTTAGAAGTTTTATTTGATCAAGAGCTGCTCGTTTGGGTGGCCAACACAGATTCAAATTATGAGCCTAGTAAGTTAGAAACTTATTTAAATCAGTTAATGGAGAACTTTCAGCAATATTTGAAACTACCCATATATATGGGGATTGGAAATCCAAAACCGTCCATTGATGACTTACATCAAACGTTTCAAGAAGCCAAAGAAGCTTTAGATGAACACTATTATCATAAAGAAAAAAATGCCTTTTTCTATACAGAAGATCGAGATTACAAACATATTCTTCATGATAAGGAACTTTCTAGATTCGAAAATGAACTTATAACTGATATTTATAATAAGCAATACGATGCAGCCTTAGATAAATTGGAGAGTTGGCTTATTTATTTAAAGGAAACCACATTCTATCATAAGGATCAAATGAATCTTAAGGCTATGACACTCATTATCGAGATGCAAAAATTTGTACAAGGAAAAACACTCACCAAAATTGAGTGGGAAAATGACTTCGTGAACTGGCTCGAAAAAATGCCTACAATGAAAACATTCGATGACATGTCCTCTATTCTGAAAAAGATATTCCAAAACGTCTTTGAAATATTGACAGTTGAAAAACCGGTTCATCGCACCGTTCAACGAGCACAAGTAATTATTGAAGAAAGATACACAGAAAACTTAACTTTAGAATCCGTTGCTAACGAAGTGTTCGTTTCAAGTGCCTACTTGAGCTCGCTGTTTAAACAGGAGCTTGGTATAAATTTTCTCGACTATTTGCACCAATACCGCATCACCAAAGCTAAACTCTTATTAACCCAAAATTATAAGATTTACGAGGTAGCCAATAAAATCGGATACAACGATGAGCGGCACTTTAGTAGTACGTTCAAAAAGTGGACTGGAATTACACCTTCCCGGTTTCAGAAGGAAAATAAGTTTATAGGGTAA
- a CDS encoding spore germination protein, with protein MGRFFTKKKSKLPETTDSPIFTDLDKNVEFLKKQFEGASDVVFRQLTSGNNKAYLFFVDGLIDSNRIEFHAIKQLLEETSEESISPKYIENKIVSVNSVKEANTFKEIIKQILNGNTILLVDKLDQALVLEVRGGSSRSISEPDAESVIRGPREGFTENLRVNTSLVRRKIHSPNLKVLSRTVGTETQTSIAILYLENLAPPQLVEEVLSRIDKIKIDGILESGYIEELIEDSPWSPFPQLQNTERPDTVAANLLEGRVSIVVDGTPFALILPVSFWQFIQASEDYYQRFHISVFLRILRVSLLFLALLMPAFYIAVVSFHQDMIPTTLLLSIAASREAIPFPVFIEAMIMELSFEALREAGIRLPKVIGQAVSILGALVIGTAAVEAGIVSAPMVIVVSLTGIASFTIPRFNMAISIRLLRFPIMILAGMFGLFGIVLGSIVLLTHLCKLRSFGVPYFSPLSPLKWSELKDVFIRVPWWDMDRRPKQFVKEDTKREASNLQPSPSQKES; from the coding sequence ATGGGGAGATTTTTTACAAAAAAGAAAAGCAAATTACCTGAAACAACAGATTCACCTATCTTTACAGACCTGGATAAGAATGTAGAATTTTTAAAGAAACAGTTTGAAGGCGCTTCAGACGTTGTGTTCCGACAACTAACATCAGGTAATAATAAAGCTTATCTCTTTTTTGTAGATGGATTAATTGATTCAAACCGAATAGAATTTCATGCGATAAAGCAGCTATTAGAGGAAACATCTGAAGAATCTATAAGCCCTAAGTACATAGAGAATAAGATTGTTTCCGTAAACTCTGTCAAAGAAGCTAATACATTTAAAGAGATTATAAAGCAAATTCTTAACGGTAATACTATTCTTTTAGTTGATAAATTGGATCAAGCACTCGTTTTAGAAGTCAGGGGCGGCTCAAGCAGAAGTATTTCCGAGCCAGATGCGGAATCGGTTATTCGGGGTCCACGTGAGGGTTTTACGGAGAACCTTCGAGTGAATACTTCCTTAGTAAGGCGAAAAATTCACTCCCCTAACTTAAAAGTTTTATCTAGAACAGTTGGGACCGAGACCCAGACATCGATAGCAATTCTATACTTGGAGAATCTTGCTCCTCCACAATTAGTAGAAGAAGTCTTATCTAGAATCGACAAAATTAAGATTGATGGAATATTAGAAAGTGGTTATATAGAGGAATTAATCGAGGATAGTCCTTGGAGCCCTTTTCCACAACTTCAAAATACAGAAAGACCCGATACGGTAGCGGCTAATTTGTTAGAGGGTAGAGTTTCCATTGTTGTGGATGGTACACCGTTTGCGCTCATATTGCCCGTAAGTTTCTGGCAATTCATTCAAGCAAGTGAAGATTATTACCAGCGATTTCATATTTCAGTCTTCCTGCGCATTTTGCGGGTATCGCTTCTATTCCTCGCTTTATTAATGCCAGCCTTTTATATTGCGGTCGTATCCTTTCACCAAGATATGATACCGACAACTCTGCTGTTAAGTATCGCAGCAAGCAGGGAGGCAATCCCGTTTCCTGTATTCATTGAAGCTATGATTATGGAGCTTTCCTTTGAAGCACTTCGAGAGGCTGGGATACGTTTACCGAAAGTAATAGGCCAAGCGGTTAGTATTTTGGGTGCACTGGTAATTGGAACAGCAGCCGTTGAAGCAGGTATTGTTTCGGCTCCGATGGTTATCGTCGTTTCACTCACCGGGATTGCCTCTTTCACGATACCACGATTCAACATGGCTATTTCCATTCGATTACTACGCTTTCCAATCATGATACTTGCTGGGATGTTTGGTCTGTTTGGAATCGTATTAGGCTCGATTGTGTTGTTAACACATCTTTGTAAATTGAGATCCTTTGGTGTGCCGTATTTCTCACCGCTTAGCCCTTTAAAATGGAGTGAATTAAAAGACGTGTTTATCCGTGTCCCATGGTGGGACAT